In the Oncorhynchus keta strain PuntledgeMale-10-30-2019 chromosome 16, Oket_V2, whole genome shotgun sequence genome, GAGGACCCTGCCGTTCGCACCACCATGTCTCCTGGCTCTGGCATGATGACCAACTGCAGTATGAACACTACTCACACTCTCGGGATAACGTGAGTAAcgtaatccacacacacacactgtggaatTTATCTTTAGATTTTTTGCTTAGAAATAGTGATAGATGTTGGTTGACTTAAATACAGTTTATACGGTATATAACTAGTATTATCAGTAGGCTACAAACATGCTGTCATTAAGTGCAGTGCCTATGATCACTGTAGTACCTCTAGCACCATCTACTGAGGAAGTCATTGTAGATGGAGCAGCAGTTGTGTTAGCTAGATCCTCTACCGTACATTAGAGAATGGCTCATTTCAATAAGTCATCATTACTGGGTGTCAATAGCTGCGAAGGCTGAATTATTTGatacaattaaaaaatatatattagagAATAAACACAATAATTATCCTACGACACAATAACATTTGACCCACCTGAGTTCTTTTCAGCCAAAAACTCAAATTAGTTCAGGTTCAGGATTCAGTCCGTTTCAAAACACTTTCTTCCTATTTAACGTGACCCAGCCTTGCATGTCCACGGGATCCCATAGATACACCGTGGTgaatgtttgtttggtcttctctccatctcattcCAGGTGCACAGGGGAACAATACCTGGACTACCTAGGAATAGAATACACTACATGGGGCCTATGGGAAAACCACGTTGCCTTGGCAATAATGACACTCATTTTCCTGGTCATCGCCTATCTGAAGCTGCGGTTTATTAAGAAGTTCACATAAGAAGTGTCTTACTTTGCCTTACAATTCACTCCTCTGTGGTTATATCAATGACAAACTGCCCGTAGTTTCTCTCAACATACATATGTTATAACATGAAGCAGTGTGCCTATGGTTTGCACTGAGACAGGTTAAATGGGTAGTTCCGCCAAATTACATATTCACGTATTAATTTCCTGGACAAGTGGAGACTGCAATCCACGCTTTGGCTTTGCTGAACTTGCTACACTAGCACTGTAAATGAGTAATTTGGCTGAACTGTCACTCTAACGTTCAATATCTATGCATGAATGTACATTTTCACCACATGAATATTAATGTGGAATCTTTGCCCTCCAGTAGTCATTGTTCTCATGTTGACTGCTGTGTTTATTTGGTAGCGTTTGTTCCAGTCTAGTACCAGACTGTCTTGGTATTTAGTTAATCCGTTTCTATTTATAGAGGAACTGAAGTCATTTATTTGAAAAAATTATGATGTTGAATTATGTAAAAAATTATGAATGACTTTTATTAgtgctttttttgtttgtttctattGTGTTTATTACCTTTTTATCTATACTAGGTTTTTGGAAACAATGCTTTTATAAACATTTTCATGTAACTTTGCGAGTGGTAATTATGTACCTACCAACAATGTATAGCCAAAATCCACTATACCAACCGTTAACGTGGTTCCAATGGACCATATGCAAGAAATGCCTGACTCCTAGAACACATACAGAGGCCTAAATGGTCACCTTTGTGAGACCTTTTAGTAACAGAGAGACCTTTTTGGTGACAGAGCAGGCGTCTCGTCTCTAGAACAGGCATTTAGGTCAATAAGGGGGTATAATCCCATTTAATCTCACCTAATCCCCCAACACATATCAACTCCAATCAAACCGGTTCAATGTACATGACAGGTCCATTACTGACACCTTATAGTCAAGGTTTAGAGTCACTGTCGATGTGTTCAAACGTATCAAACAACGACCCGGATTAACTTTACGATTTTTTTAACACACACCACTTCATCGTTTTAGCATCACAACacactttatttatttttcacacctttgatatacagtatgtaacCACAAAAACAATTACAAAACAATACGACTACAAAATACTGCAAGGCACcgtacataataatacacacGAGGATCACATGACCCGAGATGCACTCCGAATCGAAGTTTGTTTCAAGTTACAATATGTATCATATTATGCATTTATAAGAAGGGTGTTTTGTAAGTCATTACAAAGTGATATAGGTTAGTAATTATGACAGGATGAGCCACACATGTAACTATATTAAAATGACAAAAAAGGAAAGCAGCAAATGAACGATCGATGAGACCATTTCCTGTGGAATATCaagatgtgtgtgcgtgcgtgcatataCGGTGTAATCAAAAACCAAAAGCCCTTGAGCTACGTACCCGCACAGGAAATGCAATGATATGCCATGTATTCTTAGAATATAAACCAAATGGAAATAGCTTAAGAGGCTAGTTCATTTACATCACATGTAATATCTCCAATATAATCAAAACCTTCATTGTGTCCAGCATCTTCATGTACCCGAATTCTTCATTTTAAACACTACAATCATGTACTTGTGCTTGCACTGTAAGCTTTGTAAATGTATCAGGTCATATTTTGCTTGCCTTAAAGCATGTACCATCTTATAGATGGCGTACGTAGGACTGTTTTCAGACCATATGAGTCTATTGGGTGGGTTTCACTCACACTCTAGGATAGCTGAGGTGCCGTGCACGTGACGTTGCCATTGTGGTCTCATGTGTAAAGATTTCAAACAAACACAGAGGGATGATGATGGGACTATGTACTGGTATATAATGTAGAACACGACCAGAAAGGACATTTACACAAGGATATCTTCATTTGTGCGACAACCTATTGTGCCAGAACCAATGAATACAATCTTGAACCTCACTAAAATGTCTCTTACAGTTACACTTAGCCTCTGATAGGTCCAAATCCTTACTTAAAATTTGATTGCGTAACTCGGACTTCCACGATAATCTTCCATTGAGGTCAATGGGAACATTTTCAGAAAATTAAAATTGCATGCACACATCTCAAGTAAGGATTTGGCGCTTAGAACCTGTAAAAAAATACTATAATGTCCCTTTCTCGTTACCGTGTAACTTTCTGGTGGGCGGAGTTTTACACGTGGCCACTCCCATTACCCCCAGCATCCACCCCATCAgtagaaagggaggaggaggggcggGGGCGTGGTTGGGCTCCTGGACCAATGGCAGTGGCGGGCTGGTGATGGCTGACCTGTGAAACAGTGTCGTCAGACTCCCAGCGCTCTAGCTCCTCCCTTACCAGCCGCTCCATCTGCTCTCTCTGGACGTCCATGTCCCGACCCTGCCTCTCAtcctgggggaggggagagatttGATTTCATTAGTATCTTTTAGTCatcatttggactaatcttccaagagtccttaaacataTAACATACCCTAACATATTGACCAGATAAATAGTCTACAAgtcagagagggggggggacaaaagggagaagggagatgttggaaggagagagatggacagaaagagaggggaaggaaagatTTTTAAAAAGTGTTTGGTGTGGGCGAgatgggcatgtgtgtgtgtgtgtgtgtgtgtgtccatgtacaTTCCGTCTCACCTCCAGCACCCCCTCCAGCAGTTTTCCCAGCACATCTCTCCTCTTGAGCTTAGCTCTCTCCATGGCCTCCAGCTTCACAATCACTGCATCGATCTTAGACACTATACTACCTATGGAGTGCTCCATCCGGTCAACACGACGCACCAGCCTGGAATAGAACGGAACAATAATGTCAATAACACGTTTATATAACATGCTATATCCATAGTTACGACACATggtttaaaacatttaaatatcaGGTACATCCTCTGTCGGAAACACACAGAGGACCTTTCAAAAGCCCAATACTTCAACTTGGCTGGTAATAGAACTCGACCTACACTTGAAACTCTTCGTAGGGCACGCCCCCTGAGCTGCTGCCGCGGCGACGGGAGCTGTGACCGCTGTCCTCGTCGTCATCCTCCTCCGAGTCATCATGGCTACGGGGGAAGCTCCGCCCACTGGTGGGTCTGGGCAACGAGCTGCGCTCCAGATCCAGGTCCTCCTGGCCATATGTGCAGAGACACACTGAACGTCTGCAAACGTGTGTGTGTAGCTcgttgccctgtgtgtgtgtgtgtgtgtccactcactctctctttctccaggtcGTCCCTCATCTGCTGGTGTTCGTGCTCAGTCAGCTCCTGGTCCCCACCGTGGTCATATTTGGCAAAGATGGCCTCAATCTCCTCATCCGTGTGGCCCTTTCTAaatacacaaacaacaacacatttaGTTGTACTATTACATGTCACGTGTGTCTTGATGTCTTTCTTCGTATGTATGTATAATTTAATGAAATAGTGTATGTTTATGAATTAGTCAGTGAAACCCCAGTTTGGTTTCAGGCGCTGCAGCGGTCACCCTTTGAGGTCCTGGCGGAGCTCGCCGAAGTTGAGTTTCCCACCGGCCTGGCGCAGACTGTCTGATATGTCATCCACAGTGGTCTTCTTCAGTCTCAGCTTCATCAAGGCTTTGTTACAGCCCTGCAGGCAGAGAAACAACACTCGGACAAACTCAAGGACACCTATCAACTCCGAGGTGAATGTTGTTGCCATTTTCATTCTGCATTTAGCAGTTATTCAGTATTCATGTTGATAATATTCAACAGTAATGTAAAATTACATTAACTTGAGTCTCCTTTTCAATTGAACTCTTCACTTCATAGAATCTTAAATATGAAGTTGCTATGATACAGCTTGCAGTTGTTTGAAATACTCAGCTACAATGACACGTTAAGGGATCACATACACCTACTAGAACAAATAACCCCATTACCTTTTTAATGAGGTCCGTCATCTCCATCTCAGACCTCTGCTGGGACATGTCTGCCTTCACCTCTGAGTAGGTGTCATTGATGATGGCCAGGAACATATTCTACAGGGAGACAAAAAACAGTCAGAGCAAACTTGAATCTCTCTAGATAATGTAGATCAAATAGTACAATATGAATATATATCAATATAACCACACATTTATCAATGGTAGTATATCAAAACTCACCATGAGGATGAAGAAGATGAAGAAAACGAAGGTGATGAAGTAGATGGGTCCCAGGACTGGGTTAGCCTCCTCTATCTCTGAGAACTCAAAGTCTCCCAGGATGATGCGGAACTGGGTAAAACTACATGGAAAAGAAGACAAGAAGAAGAAGCTATGAAGAGGCTAAGATGAAGCTATAGAGGTGCGCTACCATTATAGTTCCAATGGGTCAAATTCCAAACAAAATTCAAATCAATCAATGGGAGCCCTGGTTGTCTGTGGAGAACCTAAAGAACTGAGAATCTTGGAACCTGGGTTGATTCCAATCAGACCAATGTTACTTACATGCAGGCTTGGAAGGTACTGAAGTCGTTGACCTGGGTGCCAAAcaccaggtaggccagctgagCGTAGGCCAGGAAGATGATGAAGAACATGATGGCGAAGCCGATGAGGTCCTTGGCACAGCGAGACATGGTGGTGGACAGCTGGCTCATGGTCTTGTTGAAGTTGATGAATTTGAAgagctgaagaggagagatgagcaGAAACCAGGTTACAATTAAAGTGTCTTTGAAAAGCGTTATATCAATTCTGTCTTTTTTAAATTTGTATTAAAATCACGCTAATATAGTCTCCCTTTATGGGAGCATACTTTGGCTTCTGCCAACAGGTCTGGACCTTTATGGCACAGGTAGTAGTACTCTCATCCTGTAACCAACTGTAGAGTGTCTGGTTCAAGCGCTGCTCCTGGTCAATTCCCACTCAATTGCTACATTCTGCGTGTCAAGCCATTCTTACCTTCACCCAGGAGAAAAGGACGATGACTGCGGCCATGTTGTTGAACGTAACCTGGAGGTGTGCCAGGGGCTCGAAGCTGGGGTGGGCGCTGTGGTTCTCCAGAAGGTCTTTGAGACGATTGCTCACCACTGATGTTctggtgatgttgatgattatGGCAGAAACACTCAACTGGAAAAAGAGGAGGGGGATATTTGGAATCTCAACACAACAATATTTGGATCACAAACCTCTTCCCTTCGTTCCAATGTCTATACTAGCCTACCACTTAGAATGCATGTTCATTGCACTAACTCATTCTAAGTAGTATGCTAGTGTGGATACTGGAACAGAGCCCTTCTTTACTTGTTTCAGGGTGTTTCAGAGGGACTCCATCCCTTCCTACTCCCTGCTAGGGCGGCCATCTTGAATTACGTACCACAACGATGAGGACGTCCAGGCAGTTCCACACACTCTTGAAGTAGCGCAGGCGGTGGATGCGTATCTCCAGGGCCTCCTCCACCACGTAGTACAGGATGAAGAGGCAGAAGGCCACCTCACACACCCCGACAAAGTAGTCCCAGCTGGACACGTAGCGAATCAGACGCACCGTCTGAAACTGCCAGGAAGTGACTACGCCTCCTGTAGCGGGGAACTCCACCACCAATCTGAaacattcaattcaattcaactgtATTTATCCCTGCAGTTAAGCAGACAGGTTAAACTGAATGAACAAGAGATATTCCGTATTCAGCCTCTCTAGGGTGAAAATCGAGGTTCAATGACACCAGATTGTGGATGTGGATGGTAACTAGAGAACTCCCATTGGATTGCATGAGTCATTGATCCCAACCATGGATTTCTTGAGAGCCTGGATTGAACCTATGTATCACCTATATAACCAGTGTGAAACAGTCCTAAGTAACATGTAATACGTATGTAATAACTCTGGGCTCTGTACCTGGCAATACAGAAGAGGTTGATGTTGCCGTTGTAGACGGAGAAGTCCAGGAAGACGGCTCTGGTTCCTCTGTCCAGCCACAGCTGGTGTTTTAGGGAGCGTAGCAAGCCAGCTGACTCATCTCTGGAACGGGCCAGGTCCTGGTAGTACCCCCCTCCACCGTAGGTAGCCACCTGGCCCCAGTAACTACTCCCATTCAGGCTGTTCTCCTCTGTGTACATCCACCTGGTGgaaagacagacagtcagactcATCATAGAGCCACAGTGAAACAGTTTGGCCTGGTATTCACTGGTGGCTATTGGTGAGTGACTGTCTGGTGGACAGCATCCATAATGTGCTTTCGGTTAACACTAGAGCACATGTTGTAACTATTGCTTTGGTTTAGTCTCTAGTATTACAACCAATTGTAGCTTTATGGTTGCTTTCTTATACGTTACCATTGAACTATACTGTACATCTAACAGCAGTGCATAGTAGTTTAGGAGACGTACGCAGTTCCGTTCATGGGGCCAAAGGGGGCGCTGTCCTCATTGCTCGGGGTGTACATGTTATAGCAGTCCTGCACCTCATCCCTAAGGTCCTCGTGCACGGAGCAGGATTCGTTGCGAACTTTGACCTGGCGGAGGCGGGGCACCCCCAGTAGCAGGTTCTCATAGTAGATCATACTGTGGTTCTCAGGGAGACTCTTGTTGTTGTACCACACTTCCCAATACATCCCGTTCAGGAAGGGACCCTCTGTGAACTGCATGGTGGAGAGACACGCACTGGTTAGAGAGAATTTCAACTGAAAGCTCTGCTGGTCTGTTAGGTTCTAACTAGATTCATGGAAATGCTCCATTGTTCTATTTGGTGTTAATTAATGTGATTTGAACTAAATACTTTTAAGTGCTGCTTTGGTTTTATGCTTCATATATACTACACAACAAAaactatgtggacacctactcgtcgaatatctcattccaaaatcctgGGCATTAATACAGAGTTGTAGAGGAAAAGCTTCTGGGACGGCTTTCCTCTACATGTTGGAactgctgcagggacttgcttctattcagccacaagagcattagtgaggttgggcaattatgcctggctcgcagtcggtgttccaattcatcccaaaggtgttcgaaggggttgaggtcagggctctgagcaggccagtcaagttcctccacaccgatctcgacaattcatttatgtatggaccttgctttgtgcacgcaattattgtcatgctgaaacaggaaagggccttccctaaacctttaccacaaagttggaagcacattcTAGAaacgtctagaatgtcattatatgctgtagcgttaagatttcccttcactggaactaaggggcctagtccgaaccatgaaaaacagccccagactattattcctcctccaacaaacttgacagttggcactatgcatcctccaaacccagattcatccgtctgactgccagatggtgaagcatgattcatcactccagagaaagcgtttccactgctccagagtccaattaaGGTGAGCTTTATAccgcttgtgtgcggctgctcgggcatggaaacccatttcatgaagccctggcgaacagttgttgtgctgacgttgcttccagaggcagtttggaactcagtagtgagatGATTTTTTAAGCAatatgcgcttcagcacttgggggtcccgttctgtgagcttgcatggcctaccactttgcggctgagccgttgttgctgcTTGAcgcttccacttcacaataactgcagttacagttgaccggggcagctctagcagggctgaaatgtgataaactgacttgttggaaaggtggcatcctatgacggtgccactgagctcttcagtgaggccaatctactgccaatgtttttttaatggagaatgcatggctgtgtgctcgatattTTACACCTGTCAGCActggatgtggctgaaatagacaaatccactaatttgaagggatgtccacatacttttgtatatatagtgtaactGAGCATGGGCCAAAGTAAATGCATTGGCATCTTTGTTATGCCATAACTAAGCACCAAGCTCTATTTTCCAATCAGACAAAAAGCACAAAGCAGGAGATTAAACCACTGCATAGCAAACCGGGGAATTGACTCATTGAATTGACTCACCTTCCAGAATTCACCCATAGTTGAGAGGCTTCTGAATGTGGCTGTGTCCCCCGGGGACAGTGGTGTATCCAGGAAGAGCTGGGACATCACCTTGGTGTAGTAGTACATGTTGGAGCCTACCATTCCATAggtcactacacaacacaacagaagatACTGTAAGAGTTTCTCTGCATGAGATTATGGTGCATTTTCCTTTGTGTTTTTAGTTACACACAGCATACCTGTTCAGCATTTTCTAATAACTGTTTA is a window encoding:
- the pkd2 gene encoding polycystin-2 isoform X2, producing MSSTRVRSQQPQQNQAGRSATGAAGASLPHRLDTSEGIEMENIQHQDLGLGGAIGTPSPPSRQAWSRDNPGFEPEDEMMGADWPPASPGRRSVSTGSSSRCSSGLGSYTAGGSSTRIHRGLYPTPTVDALQQDRHDIKSCGKRILEKIRILWGTQLMEDSDSSRERYLRNVLREMVTYVIFLITLCILTYGMVGSNMYYYTKVMSQLFLDTPLSPGDTATFRSLSTMGEFWKFTEGPFLNGMYWEVWYNNKSLPENHSMIYYENLLLGVPRLRQVKVRNESCSVHEDLRDEVQDCYNMYTPSNEDSAPFGPMNGTAWMYTEENSLNGSSYWGQVATYGGGGYYQDLARSRDESAGLLRSLKHQLWLDRGTRAVFLDFSVYNGNINLFCIARLVVEFPATGGVVTSWQFQTVRLIRYVSSWDYFVGVCEVAFCLFILYYVVEEALEIRIHRLRYFKSVWNCLDVLIVVLSVSAIIINITRTSVVSNRLKDLLENHSAHPSFEPLAHLQVTFNNMAAVIVLFSWVKLFKFINFNKTMSQLSTTMSRCAKDLIGFAIMFFIIFLAYAQLAYLVFGTQVNDFSTFQACIFTQFRIILGDFEFSEIEEANPVLGPIYFITFVFFIFFILMNMFLAIINDTYSEVKADMSQQRSEMEMTDLIKKGCNKALMKLRLKKTTVDDISDSLRQAGGKLNFGELRQDLKGKGHTDEEIEAIFAKYDHGGDQELTEHEHQQMRDDLEKERDLDLERSSLPRPTSGRSFPRSHDDSEEDDDEDSGHSSRRRGSSSGGVPYEEFQVLVRRVDRMEHSIGSIVSKIDAVIVKLEAMERAKLKRRDVLGKLLEGVLEDERQGRDMDVQREQMERLVREELERWESDDTVSQVSHHQPATAIGPGAQPRPRPSSSLSTDGVDAGGNGSGHV
- the pkd2 gene encoding polycystin-2 isoform X3; translation: MEDSDSSRERYLRNVLREMVTYVIFLITLCILTYGMVGSNMYYYTKVMSQLFLDTPLSPGDTATFRSLSTMGEFWKFTEGPFLNGMYWEVWYNNKSLPENHSMIYYENLLLGVPRLRQVKVRNESCSVHEDLRDEVQDCYNMYTPSNEDSAPFGPMNGTAWMYTEENSLNGSSYWGQVATYGGGGYYQDLARSRDESAGLLRSLKHQLWLDRGTRAVFLDFSVYNGNINLFCIARLVVEFPATGGVVTSWQFQTVRLIRYVSSWDYFVGVCEVAFCLFILYYVVEEALEIRIHRLRYFKSVWNCLDVLIVVLSVSAIIINITRTSVVSNRLKDLLENHSAHPSFEPLAHLQVTFNNMAAVIVLFSWVKLFKFINFNKTMSQLSTTMSRCAKDLIGFAIMFFIIFLAYAQLAYLVFGTQVNDFSTFQACIFTQFRIILGDFEFSEIEEANPVLGPIYFITFVFFIFFILMNMFLAIINDTYSEVKADMSQQRSEMEMTDLIKKGCNKALMKLRLKKTTVDDISDSLRQAGGKLNFGELRQDLKGKGHTDEEIEAIFAKYDHGGDQELTEHEHQQMRDDLEKEREDLDLERSSLPRPTSGRSFPRSHDDSEEDDDEDSGHSSRRRGSSSGGVPYEEFQVLVRRVDRMEHSIGSIVSKIDAVIVKLEAMERAKLKRRDVLGKLLEGVLEDERQGRDMDVQREQMERLVREELERWESDDTVSQVSHHQPATAIGPGAQPRPRPSSSLSTDGVDAGGNGSGHV
- the pkd2 gene encoding polycystin-2 isoform X1, with the translated sequence MSSTRVRSQQPQQNQAGRSATGAAGASLPHRLDTSEGIEMENIQHQDLGLGGAIGTPSPPSRQAWSRDNPGFEPEDEMMGADWPPASPGRRSVSTGSSSRCSSGLGSYTAGGSSTRIHRGLYPTPTVDALQQDRHDIKSCGKRILEKIRILWGTQLMEDSDSSRERYLRNVLREMVTYVIFLITLCILTYGMVGSNMYYYTKVMSQLFLDTPLSPGDTATFRSLSTMGEFWKFTEGPFLNGMYWEVWYNNKSLPENHSMIYYENLLLGVPRLRQVKVRNESCSVHEDLRDEVQDCYNMYTPSNEDSAPFGPMNGTAWMYTEENSLNGSSYWGQVATYGGGGYYQDLARSRDESAGLLRSLKHQLWLDRGTRAVFLDFSVYNGNINLFCIARLVVEFPATGGVVTSWQFQTVRLIRYVSSWDYFVGVCEVAFCLFILYYVVEEALEIRIHRLRYFKSVWNCLDVLIVVLSVSAIIINITRTSVVSNRLKDLLENHSAHPSFEPLAHLQVTFNNMAAVIVLFSWVKLFKFINFNKTMSQLSTTMSRCAKDLIGFAIMFFIIFLAYAQLAYLVFGTQVNDFSTFQACIFTQFRIILGDFEFSEIEEANPVLGPIYFITFVFFIFFILMNMFLAIINDTYSEVKADMSQQRSEMEMTDLIKKGCNKALMKLRLKKTTVDDISDSLRQAGGKLNFGELRQDLKGKGHTDEEIEAIFAKYDHGGDQELTEHEHQQMRDDLEKEREDLDLERSSLPRPTSGRSFPRSHDDSEEDDDEDSGHSSRRRGSSSGGVPYEEFQVLVRRVDRMEHSIGSIVSKIDAVIVKLEAMERAKLKRRDVLGKLLEGVLEDERQGRDMDVQREQMERLVREELERWESDDTVSQVSHHQPATAIGPGAQPRPRPSSSLSTDGVDAGGNGSGHV